The Bordetella sp. FB-8 genome includes a window with the following:
- a CDS encoding transporter substrate-binding domain-containing protein, translating into MRRPKHLVAACAAVISLTLLGGTARAQDALARAQAAGVLHIATEEQFPPYDFIQDGKHAGFNVDLFAQIGHKLGLKIDWIDRPWPRIMLGLQSRKFDLAGGPAPITADLAKTFRFLPPVSSAQTMIEIRKGETGLVKPADIAGKKIGAQRGSFALAELRRFNTTLPRPVAIVEYADNRLANADLKAGRLDGVAIAANDVMEVLRHSPGVFGVVQPGFGTRVYYGYMMRDDGDSRSLFEAISNAMRELTQQGKLAELQTKWFGQAITVPAKAPKPEQ; encoded by the coding sequence ATGCGTCGCCCGAAACACCTTGTCGCCGCCTGCGCCGCCGTCATTTCCCTCACCCTGCTAGGTGGCACCGCCCGCGCCCAGGACGCACTGGCGCGCGCCCAGGCCGCAGGCGTGCTGCACATTGCCACGGAAGAGCAATTCCCTCCCTACGATTTCATCCAGGACGGCAAGCACGCCGGCTTCAACGTCGACCTGTTCGCGCAGATCGGCCATAAGCTGGGCTTGAAGATCGATTGGATCGACCGGCCCTGGCCCAGGATCATGCTCGGTCTGCAATCGAGGAAATTCGACCTTGCCGGGGGTCCGGCTCCGATCACGGCCGACCTGGCCAAAACCTTCCGCTTCCTGCCGCCCGTCTCCAGCGCCCAGACCATGATCGAAATCCGCAAGGGCGAAACCGGCCTGGTCAAACCCGCGGACATCGCAGGCAAGAAAATCGGTGCGCAGCGCGGCTCTTTCGCCCTGGCCGAGCTCAGAAGGTTCAACACAACCCTGCCCAGGCCTGTCGCTATCGTCGAGTATGCCGACAATCGCCTGGCCAATGCCGATCTGAAGGCCGGCCGCCTGGACGGCGTGGCCATTGCCGCCAACGACGTCATGGAAGTCCTGCGTCACAGCCCCGGCGTCTTCGGCGTGGTCCAGCCTGGCTTCGGTACTCGGGTCTATTACGGCTACATGATGCGCGATGACGGCGATTCCAGGTCGCTCTTCGAGGCAATCTCGAACGCCATGCGAGAACTCACCCAACAGGGCAAGCTTGCGGAACTGCAGACCAAGTGGTTCGGCCAGGCCATTACCGTGCCCGCCAAGGCACCCAAGCCTGAGCAGTAA
- the rpoH gene encoding RNA polymerase sigma factor RpoH → MKAASIATDRSNALALAVANPGALGTIDAYISTVNRLPVLSAERETDLARRLRDHEDLEAARELILSHLRLVVSVARQYLGYGLPHADLIQEGNVGLMKAVKRFDPERGVRLVSFAVHWIKAEIHEYIVRNWRMVKVATTKAQRKLFFNLRSMRPDGQTLASEQVDHIAEELNVRREDVREMEVRLSGRDLSLEGQDDDEDSFAPIAYLSDEGREEPTRVLARKAHTALEGEGLTQALEGLDARSRRIIEARWLQDDGGLTLHDLAAEFGVSAERIRQIEAAALKKMRGALAPA, encoded by the coding sequence ATGAAAGCAGCCAGTATCGCGACGGACAGGTCCAACGCGCTGGCGTTGGCAGTGGCCAACCCGGGCGCGCTCGGCACCATTGACGCCTATATCTCGACGGTCAACCGCCTGCCGGTGCTCAGCGCCGAACGCGAAACCGATCTTGCTCGCCGCCTGCGCGATCATGAAGATCTCGAGGCCGCGCGCGAGCTCATCCTGTCGCACCTGCGCCTGGTGGTGTCGGTGGCACGTCAATATCTGGGCTACGGCCTGCCGCACGCCGATCTCATCCAGGAAGGCAACGTTGGCCTGATGAAGGCCGTCAAACGCTTCGACCCCGAACGCGGTGTGCGCCTGGTGTCTTTCGCCGTGCACTGGATCAAGGCCGAGATCCATGAATACATCGTGCGCAACTGGCGCATGGTCAAGGTGGCCACCACCAAGGCACAGCGCAAGCTTTTCTTCAATCTGCGCAGCATGCGGCCCGATGGCCAGACGCTGGCCAGCGAGCAGGTCGACCATATCGCCGAAGAGCTGAATGTGCGCCGCGAAGACGTGCGCGAAATGGAAGTGCGCCTGTCCGGCCGCGACCTTTCGCTGGAAGGCCAGGACGACGACGAGGACAGCTTTGCGCCCATCGCCTATCTGTCCGACGAAGGCCGCGAGGAACCTACGCGCGTGCTGGCCCGCAAAGCGCACACCGCCCTGGAGGGCGAGGGGCTGACCCAGGCGCTCGAGGGCTTGGATGCGCGCTCGCGCCGCATCATCGAGGCGCGCTGGCTGCAGGACGACGGCGGCCTGACGCTGCACGATCTGGCCGCCGAGTTCGGCGTGTCGGCCGAGCGCATCCGCCAGATCGAGGCGGCCGCGCTCAAGAAGATGCGCGGCGCCCTCGCGCCGGCCTGA